Proteins encoded within one genomic window of Pongo abelii isolate AG06213 chromosome 18, NHGRI_mPonAbe1-v2.0_pri, whole genome shotgun sequence:
- the SNX20 gene encoding sorting nexin-20 isoform X2 has product MTLLPDPWTHTALETGDTHSGLSSNSSMTTRELQQYWQNEKCRWKHVKLLFEIASARIEERKVSKFVVYQIIVIQTGSFDNNKAVLERRYSDFAKLQKALLKTFREEIEDVEFPRKHLTGNFAEEMICERRRALQEYLGLLYAIRCVRRSREFLDFLTRPELREAFGCLRAGQYPRALELLLRVLPLQEKLTAHCPAAAVPALCAVLLCHRDLDRPAEAFAAGERALQRLQAREGHRYYAPLLDAMIRLAYALGKDFVSLQERLEESQLRRPTPRGITLKELTVREYLH; this is encoded by the exons ATGACACTCCTCCCGGACCCCTGGACACACACAGCCTTGGAGACTGGAG ACACACACAGCGGCCTGAGCTCCAACTCCAGCATGACCACGCGGGAGCTTCAGCAGTACTGGCAGAATGAGAAATGCCGCTGGAAGCACGTCAAACTGCTCTTTGAGATTGCTTCAGCTCGCATCGAGGAGAGAAAAGTCTCTAAGTTTGTG GTGTACCAAATCATCGTTATCCAGACTGGGAGCTTTGACAACAACAAGGCCGTCTTGGAACGGCGCTATTCCGACTTCGCGAAGCTCCAGAAAGCGCTGCTGAAGACGTTCAGGGAGGAGATCGAAGACGTGGAGTTTCCCAGGAAGCACCTGACTGGGAACTTCGCGGAGGAGATGATCTGTGAGCGTCGGCGCGCCCTGCAAGAGTACCTGGGCCTGCTCTACGCCATCCGCTGCGTGCGCCGCTCCCGGGAGTTCCTGGACTTCCTCACGCGGCCGGAGCTGCGCGAGGCGTTCGGCTGCCTGCGGGCCGGCCAGTACCCGCGCGCCCTGGAGCTGCTGCTGCGAGTGCTGCCGCTGCAGGAGAAGCTCACCGCCCACTGCCCTGCGGCCGCCGTCCCGGCCCTGTGCGCCGTGCTGCTGTGCCACCGCGACCTCGACCGCCCCGCCGAGGCCTTCGCAGCTGGAGAGAGGGCCCTGCAGCGCCTGCAGGCCCGGGAGGGCCATCGCTACTACGCGCCTCTGCTAGACGCCATGATCCGCCTGGCCTACGCgctgggcaaggacttcgtgtctcTGCAGGAGAGGCTGGAGGAGAGCCAGCTCCGGAGGCCCACGCCCCGAGGCATCACCCTGAAGGAGCTCACCGTGCGAGAATACCTGCACTGA
- the SNX20 gene encoding sorting nexin-20 isoform X1 has protein sequence MASPEHPGSPGCTGPITQCTARTQQEAPATGPNLLRPGPDGHLDTHSGLSSNSSMTTRELQQYWQNEKCRWKHVKLLFEIASARIEERKVSKFVVYQIIVIQTGSFDNNKAVLERRYSDFAKLQKALLKTFREEIEDVEFPRKHLTGNFAEEMICERRRALQEYLGLLYAIRCVRRSREFLDFLTRPELREAFGCLRAGQYPRALELLLRVLPLQEKLTAHCPAAAVPALCAVLLCHRDLDRPAEAFAAGERALQRLQAREGHRYYAPLLDAMIRLAYALGKDFVSLQERLEESQLRRPTPRGITLKELTVREYLH, from the exons ATGGCAAGTCCAGAGCACCCTGGGAGCCCTGGCTGCACGGGACCCATAACCCAGTGCACGGCAAGGACCCAGCAGGAAGCACCAGCCACTGGCCCCAACCTCCTGCGCCCAGGACCTGACGGGCACTTAG ACACACACAGCGGCCTGAGCTCCAACTCCAGCATGACCACGCGGGAGCTTCAGCAGTACTGGCAGAATGAGAAATGCCGCTGGAAGCACGTCAAACTGCTCTTTGAGATTGCTTCAGCTCGCATCGAGGAGAGAAAAGTCTCTAAGTTTGTG GTGTACCAAATCATCGTTATCCAGACTGGGAGCTTTGACAACAACAAGGCCGTCTTGGAACGGCGCTATTCCGACTTCGCGAAGCTCCAGAAAGCGCTGCTGAAGACGTTCAGGGAGGAGATCGAAGACGTGGAGTTTCCCAGGAAGCACCTGACTGGGAACTTCGCGGAGGAGATGATCTGTGAGCGTCGGCGCGCCCTGCAAGAGTACCTGGGCCTGCTCTACGCCATCCGCTGCGTGCGCCGCTCCCGGGAGTTCCTGGACTTCCTCACGCGGCCGGAGCTGCGCGAGGCGTTCGGCTGCCTGCGGGCCGGCCAGTACCCGCGCGCCCTGGAGCTGCTGCTGCGAGTGCTGCCGCTGCAGGAGAAGCTCACCGCCCACTGCCCTGCGGCCGCCGTCCCGGCCCTGTGCGCCGTGCTGCTGTGCCACCGCGACCTCGACCGCCCCGCCGAGGCCTTCGCAGCTGGAGAGAGGGCCCTGCAGCGCCTGCAGGCCCGGGAGGGCCATCGCTACTACGCGCCTCTGCTAGACGCCATGATCCGCCTGGCCTACGCgctgggcaaggacttcgtgtctcTGCAGGAGAGGCTGGAGGAGAGCCAGCTCCGGAGGCCCACGCCCCGAGGCATCACCCTGAAGGAGCTCACCGTGCGAGAATACCTGCACTGA